Proteins encoded together in one Ipomoea triloba cultivar NCNSP0323 chromosome 4, ASM357664v1 window:
- the LOC116016065 gene encoding uncharacterized protein LOC116016065, producing the protein MEALGLEVRRLQAQMEKMNKAQRGTPCMTLALYCDKCGGAHGAHECTFTYDDGSYEQVDVVGYQRPNDFNSYGNNNSQNWRQGQGWQNQTSQNQGWQGQGQRPNQGGPRGDIKTTGDINITKINQEEEHIDHRCTKEAINHQGMKHLRKVLRTKWKDISNLRQENHASMRNLETQVAQNSKALAERPQGALPSTTVNNPRERVQAVTLRSGKELPEPILKKGANSKSPIEEVTVEEVLEEEKEKEKGNSPLPISPKVTRALEKAKDNVYVPMYQPPLPYPGRVKKSIDKTQYGKFLDLLKQLHINVPFLDALGQMPHYAKFLKDLLTNKRKLEDSATVLLGEGCSAFVRHKPQKLTDPGSFTIPCQIGDTDFSQALADSGANRVDKFIFPVDFVTIDMDPDHEVSLILGRPFFATARALIDVGSAKLVLRVGDECATFDVSKLTKYPMASDDTYYFVDIFHEHVESIYSNFLGKMKNDAHLKVLCDDNGIESLALVDKSLTHKHVSDMHETPCDDDEMNFDASLLELNDVEFETFLDNCLDDALYIHDLLGEDKEEMEGDLWDVLLTKEKEGEKESVTIEKDGKSDLKALPR; encoded by the exons ATGGAAGCACTAGGACTTGAGGTACGAAGATTGCAAGCACAAATGGAGAAAATGAATAAGGCCCAAAGAGGGACCCCATGTATGACATTGGCTTTATATTGTGATAAATGTGGTGGCGCGCATGGAGCTCATGAGTGCACTTTTACTTATGATGATGGTTCTTATGAGCAAGTGGATGTCGTGGGATACCAAAGGCCCAACGATTTCAACTCTTATGGCAATAACAATAGTCAAAATTGGAGGCAAGGCCAAGGTTGGCAAAATCAAACATCTCAAAATCAAGGATGGCAAGGCCAAGGGCAAAGGCCTAACCAAGGAGGGCCAAGAGGGGATATCAAGACAACCGGGGATATCAATATAACCAAAATCAACCAAGAGGAGGAGCATATAGACCACCGATGTACCAAGGAAGCAATCAACCACCAAGGGATGAAGCACCTAAGGAAAGTTTTGAGGACAAAATG GAAAGATATCTCCAATTTGAGACAAGAGAATCATGCTTCAATGAGAAACTTGGAAACACAAGTAGCTCAAAACTCCAAGGCATTGGCCGAGAGACCACAAGGAGCACTCCCAAGCACTACGGTGAACAACCCCCGGGAGAGGGTACAAGCCGTGACACTTAGGAGTGGGAAAGAACTCCCGGAGCCAATCTTGAAGAAGGGCGCCAATTCCAAGAGTCCCATTGAGGAGGTGACCGTTGAAGAGGTacttgaagaagaaaaggaaaaagaaaagggaaattcACCATTGCCTATAAGTCCAAAGGTCACTCGAGCACTAGAGAAGGCAAAAGACAACGTATATGTGCCTATGTATCAACCACCACTTCCATACCCCGGGAGGGTGAAGAAGAGTATTGATAAAACACAATACGGTAAATTTCTTGACTTGTTAAAGCAATTACATATTAATGTGCCTTTTCTTGATGCTTTAGGTCAAATGCCGCACTATGCTAAGTTCCTTAAAGACTTGCTCACCAACAAGAGAAAGCTCGAGGACTCGGCTACGGTGTTACTTGGGGAGGGGTGCTCCGCGTTCGTGCGCCACAAGCCACAAAAGCTCACGGACCCGGGGAGTTTCACCATTCCTTGTCAAATCGGCGACACCGACTTTAGTCAAGCATTGGCGGACTCGGGGGCAA ATAGAGTAGACAAGTTTATATTTCCTGTGGATTTCGTCACCATTGATATGGATCCCGACCACGAGGTCTCATTGATCTTAGGTAGGCCATTTTTTGCCACCGCTCGGGCCCTTATTGATGTGGGGAGCGCGAAGTTAGTACTCCGGGTGGGTGATGAGTGTGCGACCTTTGATGTCTCAAAATTGACTAAATATCCGATGGCTTCGGATGACACATACTACTTTGTGGACATCTTCCATGAGCATGTGGAGTCAATTTATTCCAATTTCTTGGgcaaaatgaaaaatgatgcCCATTTGAAGGTTTTGTGTGATGATAATGGTATTGAGTCTCTTGCTTTGGTCGATAAATCTTTGACACATAAACATGTTAGTGATATGCATGAGACACCttgtgatgatgatgaaatgAATTTTGATGCTAGTTTGCTTGAATTAAATGATGTTGAATTTGAGACTTTCCTTGATAATTGCCTTGATGATGCTTTATACATTCATGATTTGCTTGGTGAAGATAAGGAGGAAATGGAAGGAGATTTATGGGATGTGTTGTTAACTAAGGAAAAAGAGGGGGAGAAGGAGAGTGTAACTATAGAGAAGGATGGGAAGAGTGATCTTAAAGCTTTACCCCGATAA